From a single Flavobacterium sp. genomic region:
- a CDS encoding metallophosphoesterase gives MIRWIVFLVFVVILEIYAFQAFKTLIKSKWFFIFYYVTSAIALAYIIYQLYHFDRSVGQTPKTMMTMGLLLMLYVPKLLLTIILFGEDIIRFFSGLFSLVIKSGPESFLPERRRFVSQIALGVAAIPFASFLYGITIGKYNFKVIKQTLFFPDLPDAFDGTTITHISDIHSGSFDDAEKIQYAIDLINEQNSDMVLFTGDIVNTHATEMDPWIDTFKGIHAPKFGKFSILGNHDYGEYLDWKSQAEKKANFEGIKAIHDKIDFKLLLNEHVKIKKDNQELAIVGVENWGRKFGERGDLNLAALGLNKEDFKIVLSHDPSHWDEKIQHDDNHYHLTLSGHTHGFQFGIEIPGWIKWSPVQYVYKQWAGLYENAGRYIYVNRGFGFHAYPGRVGIMPEITVIELKKGENVA, from the coding sequence ATGATTCGTTGGATTGTTTTTTTAGTATTTGTTGTCATTCTTGAAATCTATGCTTTTCAGGCGTTTAAAACGTTGATTAAATCGAAGTGGTTCTTCATTTTTTATTATGTTACTTCGGCTATAGCATTAGCTTATATCATTTATCAATTATATCATTTTGATAGAAGTGTAGGGCAAACGCCAAAAACTATGATGACGATGGGATTATTGCTAATGCTCTATGTTCCCAAATTATTATTAACTATTATTTTATTTGGAGAAGATATTATTCGCTTTTTTTCTGGATTATTTTCATTGGTAATTAAAAGTGGACCTGAAAGTTTCTTACCAGAACGAAGACGTTTTGTAAGCCAAATTGCCCTTGGAGTTGCTGCGATTCCATTTGCCTCATTTTTGTATGGAATTACTATTGGAAAATACAATTTTAAAGTAATCAAACAAACGTTGTTTTTTCCAGATTTACCAGATGCTTTTGATGGAACTACTATCACACACATTTCTGATATTCATAGTGGAAGTTTTGATGATGCCGAGAAAATTCAATATGCGATCGATTTGATTAACGAACAAAATTCGGATATGGTTTTGTTTACAGGCGATATTGTGAACACACACGCAACTGAAATGGATCCTTGGATTGATACGTTTAAAGGTATTCATGCTCCAAAATTCGGAAAGTTTTCTATTTTAGGAAATCACGATTATGGCGAATATTTAGATTGGAAATCACAAGCAGAAAAGAAGGCAAATTTTGAAGGAATAAAAGCTATTCATGATAAAATAGATTTCAAGTTGTTGTTGAATGAACATGTGAAAATCAAAAAAGACAATCAGGAATTAGCAATCGTGGGTGTTGAAAACTGGGGAAGAAAATTCGGTGAACGCGGCGATTTGAATTTAGCTGCTCTAGGTTTAAATAAAGAAGATTTTAAAATTGTACTGAGTCACGATCCAAGTCATTGGGATGAGAAAATTCAGCATGATGATAATCATTATCATTTAACGCTTTCGGGTCATACGCATGGGTTTCAATTTGGGATAGAAATTCCGGGTTGGATCAAATGGAGTCCAGTGCAATATGTTTATAAACAATGGGCAGGATTGTATGAAAATGCAGGAAGATATATTTATGTAAATCGTGGTTTTGGCTTCCATGCTTACCCTGGTAGAGTAGGAATTATGCCCGAAATAACGGTTATTGAACTAAAAAAAGGAGAAAATGTAGCGTAA
- the polA gene encoding DNA polymerase I, with protein MSQKRLFLLDAYALIFRGYYAFIKNPRINSKGMDTSAIMGFMNSLMDVIKREKPDHLAVAFDKGGSDYRFEMYQEYKAHRDETPEAIKIAVPYIQELLRAMHIPIIEKAGFEADDLIGTLAKQAEKEGFQVFMVTPDKDFAQLVSENIFMYKPARMGNDIEIWGIPEVLAKFEIERPDQVIDFLGMMGDSADNIPGLPGVGEKTAKKFLAEYGTLENLLANTHQLKGAMKDKIEANKELGILSKKLATILLDCPVTFDADDYELSKPDVEKTDALFQELEFRQMKAQFDKLFGSGKEYDEIDANGNTSEIPQPIKKAPAKKSNEDQFDLFGFSDESDEPTMNHSYYATLENTTHFYQIIQGDLPVKLLLQNLLNQTSVCFDTETTGIDALNAELVGMSFSFEQGKGFYVPFPENQEEAQTLIEKFRPFFENENIEKIGQNMKYDLKILSNYNMQVKGKLFDTMIAHYLINPDMRHNMDVLSETYLKYAPKSIETLIGKKGKNQLTMRDVPLEDIKEYATEDADITFQLKEHFQPILEKVGTKKLFDKIEIPLVPVLADMEKEGIRLDVEFLKSMSVDMQKEIDAFEQQIYETAGEKFNLASPKQLGDILFDKLKIGGAKQKKTKTGQYATGEEVLSYLANEHQIVRDILEWRQMVKLQSTYIDALPNQVDKKTGRVHTDYMQTVAATGRLSSNNPNLQNIPIRTERGRQIRKAFIARDENYTLLSADYSQIELRIIAALCGEENMIKAFQNHEDIHKSTAAKVFNVSLDEVTKEQRSHAKTVNFGIIYGVSAFGLSNQTNLSRKESAELIEAYYQTYPKLKSFMTSQVDFARENGYVETISGRRRYLKDINSANAIVRGGAERNAVNAPIQGSAADIIKIAMINIHKKLTYENWKSKMLLQVHDELVFDVHNSELEKIQPMIKHEMENAFKMAVPLDVEIGLGKNWLEAH; from the coding sequence ATGTCACAAAAACGTCTTTTCCTTCTTGATGCTTACGCGCTTATTTTTCGTGGGTATTATGCTTTTATAAAAAATCCTCGTATCAATTCAAAAGGAATGGATACTTCCGCTATTATGGGATTCATGAATTCTTTAATGGATGTCATTAAACGAGAAAAACCAGATCACTTAGCGGTGGCTTTTGATAAAGGTGGAAGCGATTATCGTTTTGAAATGTATCAAGAATACAAAGCACACCGTGACGAAACACCAGAAGCGATTAAAATTGCGGTTCCTTATATTCAGGAATTGTTGCGCGCTATGCACATTCCAATTATTGAAAAAGCAGGTTTTGAAGCAGATGATTTAATTGGAACATTAGCGAAACAAGCCGAAAAAGAAGGTTTTCAAGTGTTCATGGTGACGCCAGATAAAGATTTTGCCCAATTAGTTTCTGAAAATATTTTCATGTACAAACCTGCCCGAATGGGGAATGATATTGAGATTTGGGGAATTCCTGAAGTCTTAGCAAAATTTGAAATTGAACGTCCTGATCAAGTGATTGATTTCTTAGGAATGATGGGCGATTCTGCCGATAATATTCCGGGATTACCGGGTGTGGGAGAAAAAACAGCGAAGAAATTCTTAGCCGAATATGGCACACTAGAAAATTTATTGGCGAACACGCATCAACTAAAAGGTGCAATGAAAGATAAAATCGAAGCAAATAAAGAGTTAGGAATATTATCCAAAAAATTAGCCACTATCCTACTCGATTGTCCCGTGACATTTGATGCTGACGATTACGAATTATCAAAACCCGATGTAGAAAAAACTGATGCTTTGTTTCAGGAATTAGAATTCCGTCAAATGAAAGCGCAGTTTGATAAATTATTTGGTTCTGGGAAAGAATACGACGAAATTGATGCCAACGGAAATACTTCTGAAATTCCGCAACCCATTAAAAAAGCTCCAGCTAAAAAATCAAATGAAGACCAATTTGATTTGTTCGGTTTTAGTGACGAATCGGATGAACCAACAATGAATCATTCCTATTATGCAACGTTAGAAAATACCACGCATTTTTACCAAATTATTCAAGGTGATTTACCTGTGAAGTTGTTATTACAAAATTTATTAAATCAAACTTCTGTTTGTTTTGATACTGAAACTACAGGAATTGACGCTTTAAATGCAGAATTAGTAGGAATGTCGTTCTCTTTCGAACAAGGAAAAGGATTTTATGTTCCGTTTCCCGAAAATCAGGAAGAAGCACAAACATTAATTGAAAAATTCCGACCATTCTTCGAAAATGAAAATATCGAAAAAATCGGTCAGAACATGAAATACGACTTGAAAATTCTTTCGAATTACAACATGCAAGTCAAAGGAAAATTATTCGACACCATGATTGCACATTATCTGATTAATCCTGATATGCGTCATAATATGGATGTGTTGTCGGAAACGTATTTGAAATATGCGCCAAAATCGATTGAAACTTTAATTGGTAAAAAAGGTAAAAATCAATTGACAATGCGCGATGTTCCATTGGAAGACATTAAAGAATATGCGACTGAAGATGCTGATATTACTTTCCAATTGAAGGAACATTTCCAACCGATTTTAGAAAAAGTAGGAACGAAAAAATTGTTTGACAAAATCGAAATTCCGCTAGTTCCTGTTTTAGCGGATATGGAAAAAGAAGGAATTCGATTAGATGTAGAATTTCTAAAAAGTATGTCGGTTGACATGCAAAAAGAAATCGATGCTTTTGAACAACAAATTTATGAAACCGCTGGTGAGAAATTCAATTTGGCTTCTCCAAAACAGTTAGGTGATATTTTATTCGACAAACTAAAAATTGGCGGTGCGAAACAAAAGAAAACCAAAACCGGTCAATATGCGACTGGGGAAGAAGTATTGAGTTATTTGGCAAACGAACATCAAATTGTGCGCGATATTTTAGAATGGCGACAAATGGTTAAATTGCAAAGTACTTATATTGATGCTTTGCCAAATCAAGTCGACAAAAAAACGGGGAGAGTTCACACCGATTACATGCAAACGGTTGCCGCTACGGGTCGTTTGAGTTCGAATAATCCAAACTTACAAAACATTCCAATTCGTACTGAAAGAGGAAGACAAATTAGAAAAGCCTTCATTGCGCGTGATGAAAATTACACGCTACTTTCTGCCGATTATTCTCAAATTGAATTGCGCATTATTGCGGCTTTGTGTGGTGAAGAAAACATGATTAAAGCGTTTCAAAATCACGAAGATATTCACAAAAGTACAGCTGCAAAGGTATTCAATGTGTCTTTAGACGAAGTAACAAAAGAGCAAAGAAGTCACGCCAAAACCGTAAACTTCGGAATTATTTATGGGGTTTCGGCTTTTGGATTGAGCAACCAAACCAACTTATCTCGAAAAGAAAGTGCAGAATTAATTGAAGCGTATTATCAAACGTATCCAAAATTGAAATCGTTTATGACTTCGCAAGTAGATTTTGCCAGAGAAAACGGTTATGTGGAAACCATTTCAGGAAGAAGACGTTATTTAAAAGACATCAACTCAGCCAACGCCATTGTTCGTGGCGGTGCGGAACGAAATGCAGTGAATGCGCCAATTCAAGGTTCGGCTGCGGATATCATTAAAATTGCGATGATTAACATCCACAAAAAACTGACTTATGAAAACTGGAAATCAAAAATGTTGTTACAAGTACATGACGAATTAGTATTTGATGTACACAACTCCGAATTAGAAAAAATTCAACCGATGATCAAACACGAAATGGAAAACGCATTCAAAATGGCAGTTCCGTTAGATGTTGAAATTGGATTGGGTAAGAATTGGTTGGAAGCGCATTAG
- a CDS encoding nucleotidyltransferase domain-containing protein codes for MESLKTILYFSIFRYPLTLEEIHSYTNNASVNETINELETLISDDIISKIDTFYVYNKDFDSVTKRLKGNIQAQNALYIAKKRAKFIAKFPFVMAVGVSGSLSKGYYDNESDIDFFVITKPNKLWICRTLLMSYKKIFLLNSRKYFCINYFISSQQLEIEEKNRFTATELKTLIPMEGKEIFSAFYANNLWIKNYFSKFETNLDTISNTKKPFISKSIELIFNTSLGKITDNIFKKITLKKWKSKFNLLNNEDFNIALKSTQNISKHHPSNFQKKVILALNSKIEEVKTNFNIILSKENV; via the coding sequence TTGGAATCCTTAAAAACCATATTGTATTTTTCGATTTTTAGATATCCGCTAACTCTTGAAGAAATTCATAGTTACACAAATAATGCGTCTGTAAATGAAACAATTAACGAATTAGAAACTTTAATATCAGATGATATTATAAGTAAAATTGATACATTTTATGTTTACAATAAAGATTTTGATAGTGTTACCAAAAGGCTAAAAGGAAACATACAAGCACAAAATGCTCTTTATATTGCTAAAAAAAGAGCGAAATTCATTGCTAAATTTCCTTTTGTTATGGCAGTTGGAGTTTCAGGCTCGCTTTCAAAGGGTTATTATGATAACGAAAGTGATATAGATTTTTTTGTGATTACAAAACCTAATAAATTATGGATTTGTAGAACCTTATTAATGTCGTACAAAAAAATATTTCTCTTAAATTCTCGCAAATATTTCTGTATTAATTATTTCATTTCATCCCAACAGTTAGAAATTGAAGAAAAAAATAGATTTACTGCAACCGAACTAAAAACGCTAATTCCCATGGAAGGTAAAGAAATTTTTAGCGCTTTTTATGCAAATAATCTTTGGATTAAAAACTATTTTTCAAAATTTGAAACCAATTTAGACACCATTTCAAATACAAAAAAACCTTTTATATCAAAAAGTATTGAATTAATTTTCAATACTAGTTTAGGAAAAATTACAGATAATATTTTTAAAAAAATTACCTTAAAAAAATGGAAATCTAAATTCAATCTTTTGAATAATGAGGATTTTAATATCGCATTAAAATCAACTCAAAATATCTCAAAGCATCATCCTTCCAACTTTCAAAAAAAAGTAATCTTGGCTTTAAATTCTAAAATTGAAGAAGTAAAAACTAATTTCAACATCATTTTATCTAAAGAAAATGTCTAA
- a CDS encoding radical SAM protein yields the protein MSKVLFSHSYYYKLDRKQWENKTPFPPLGTLYAAALIRENGFEVDLFDTNLRDNTKAILPILKNKSPKYLVIYDDGFNYLTKMCLTNMREACFEMMKTGKDHNCIVIVCSSDASDHFEKYLNKGADFVIRGEGEITLLELISTIENGNETANIPGIIYKKEGVIIQNPSRAVLQNLDDLPQPAWDLVDMESYKNIWKQSKQPFTLNIATTRGCPYKCNWCAKPIYGNRYNAHSPTYIVNQIKFLKEKFGVSRFWMCDDIFGLKPNWVQEFNSILKEKELKINYFIQSRVDLLLKEDTIEALAASGLEEVWVGAESASQKILDAMDKGTKVEEIYEATRLLKSKKIKVAFFLQFGYLDENQEDIHKTIAMVKELKPDNIGISISYPLPGTKFYEKVKDDLLLKANWTDSDDFEMMFQGTYSSNYYRKLQRFVHKEFRISQGIENLKNFSFSKEKIKSILKLGYYIPSSFVDKMLLKKLQHES from the coding sequence ATGTCTAAGGTTTTATTTTCACATTCGTATTATTATAAACTAGATCGCAAACAGTGGGAAAACAAAACGCCATTTCCACCGTTAGGCACTTTATATGCTGCTGCTTTAATTCGTGAAAACGGATTTGAAGTTGATTTATTTGACACAAATTTAAGAGATAACACGAAAGCGATTCTTCCAATTTTAAAAAATAAAAGCCCTAAATATTTAGTTATTTATGATGATGGCTTTAATTATCTAACCAAAATGTGCTTAACCAATATGCGTGAAGCCTGTTTTGAAATGATGAAAACAGGAAAAGATCACAATTGTATCGTTATTGTTTGTAGTTCCGACGCTTCAGATCATTTTGAAAAATATTTAAATAAAGGGGCTGATTTTGTTATTCGAGGTGAAGGTGAAATCACACTCTTAGAATTAATTTCAACTATTGAAAACGGGAATGAAACAGCTAACATTCCTGGAATTATTTATAAAAAAGAAGGTGTAATTATTCAAAACCCAAGCAGAGCTGTCCTACAAAATTTAGATGATTTACCTCAGCCAGCATGGGATTTAGTGGATATGGAAAGTTATAAAAACATTTGGAAACAAAGTAAACAACCTTTCACTTTAAATATTGCTACAACTCGTGGTTGTCCGTATAAATGTAATTGGTGTGCTAAACCTATCTATGGAAACCGATATAATGCGCATTCACCAACCTACATAGTCAATCAGATTAAATTTTTGAAGGAAAAATTTGGAGTGTCTCGTTTTTGGATGTGCGACGATATTTTTGGTTTAAAACCCAATTGGGTGCAAGAATTTAATTCTATTTTAAAAGAGAAAGAACTAAAAATCAACTATTTTATACAAAGTCGTGTTGATTTATTATTAAAAGAAGATACCATTGAAGCTTTGGCAGCATCGGGTTTAGAAGAAGTTTGGGTGGGTGCAGAAAGTGCTTCACAAAAAATTTTAGATGCTATGGATAAAGGCACTAAAGTGGAAGAAATTTATGAAGCGACTCGATTATTAAAATCTAAAAAAATTAAAGTAGCTTTCTTTTTGCAATTTGGATATTTAGATGAAAATCAAGAAGATATCCACAAAACGATTGCTATGGTTAAAGAATTGAAGCCCGACAATATTGGGATTTCTATTTCTTATCCATTACCTGGAACCAAATTTTATGAAAAAGTAAAAGACGACTTATTATTAAAAGCCAATTGGACCGATTCAGACGATTTTGAAATGATGTTTCAGGGAACTTACAGTTCTAATTATTATAGAAAGTTACAACGATTTGTTCACAAAGAATTCAGAATAAGTCAAGGCATTGAAAATCTAAAAAACTTTTCTTTCTCAAAAGAAAAAATTAAATCTATATTAAAATTGGGGTATTACATTCCAAGTAGTTTTGTTGATAAAATGCTATTGAAAAAATTACAACATGAAAGCTGA
- a CDS encoding class I SAM-dependent methyltransferase: protein MKADFDQAAKNYDTHFTYSEIGKLQRKMVYANLQNKLKNLNKLLEINCGTGEDAIWLAKQGFEVTATDISEEMIAVAQTKSSGENPNFKVLDINKILEESEKFDIIFSNFGGLNCLTKSELELFLNSAKEVLSDNGKICLVIMPKNTLWEPLYFLLKLDFQNAFRRKKEVVYANVEGEKVATYYYNPKDIVHLCQINFEIVDAKPIGFFIPPSYLEPFFKNKKSVLYSLYVLENKIKNWSFLSKFADHYIITLQKK from the coding sequence ATGAAAGCTGATTTCGACCAAGCAGCCAAAAATTACGACACCCATTTCACTTATTCTGAAATTGGCAAACTACAACGTAAAATGGTATATGCTAATCTCCAAAATAAGTTAAAAAACCTAAATAAACTATTAGAAATTAATTGTGGAACTGGTGAAGATGCGATTTGGTTAGCAAAACAAGGTTTTGAGGTTACTGCTACAGATATTTCTGAAGAAATGATTGCTGTTGCTCAAACAAAATCAAGTGGAGAAAACCCAAATTTTAAAGTTCTAGACATCAATAAAATTTTGGAAGAATCAGAAAAATTTGATATAATATTTTCAAATTTTGGCGGATTAAATTGTTTGACGAAATCTGAATTAGAACTTTTTTTAAATTCGGCTAAAGAAGTACTTTCGGATAATGGGAAAATATGTTTAGTTATCATGCCTAAAAATACCCTTTGGGAACCACTTTACTTTCTATTGAAATTAGATTTTCAAAATGCATTTAGAAGAAAAAAAGAAGTTGTTTACGCTAATGTTGAGGGAGAAAAAGTAGCTACTTATTATTATAATCCAAAAGATATTGTACATTTATGTCAAATAAATTTTGAAATAGTTGATGCGAAACCCATTGGATTTTTTATTCCACCATCCTATTTAGAACCTTTTTTCAAAAACAAAAAGTCAGTTCTATATAGTTTATATGTATTGGAAAACAAAATTAAAAATTGGTCATTTCTATCAAAATTTGCAGATCATTACATCATAACTTTACAAAAAAAATGA
- a CDS encoding B12-binding domain-containing radical SAM protein produces the protein MSILFTHAYYLSDDPKEQKIMKPYPPLGLLYVSGYLKSKNISNDVFDTTFSNQTTQLEFILEKKPKVICIYTNLMTKIEVIKLMKILKTETYNFPKIVLGGPDVTYNVENYLKAGADFLVIGEGEETTFELYQAIINNSDIHQIYGIAFLENNQVIQTEARTKFKELNELPLPNREAIYMQKYLETWKNNHGKSSMTISTQRGCPYTCKWCSTAVYGQSYRRRPTHLVVEEMKMLKEKYNPDAIWFVDDVFTISHKWLTEFHSEIIKQNAIIPFECITRAERLNDEILRLLKEIGCFRIWIGAESGSQKIIDLMDRRVDINHVKKMIQNTNAIGIETGTFVMLGYPDETIDDIDKTIQYLKEAKPTQYTITIAYPIKGTSLYNEIEDKITIQPEWESSTDREIDFKRTYSKKFYKYAVSKLVNEVEASRSNSYLNKIKHKIKSITASGLMKMYN, from the coding sequence ATGAGTATTCTTTTTACACATGCTTATTATTTGTCTGATGATCCTAAGGAACAAAAGATAATGAAACCCTATCCGCCATTGGGTTTATTATACGTTTCTGGTTATTTGAAAAGTAAAAATATTAGTAATGATGTTTTTGACACCACTTTTTCTAATCAAACCACACAACTTGAGTTTATCTTAGAAAAAAAACCAAAAGTAATATGTATTTATACCAATTTAATGACCAAAATAGAGGTGATTAAATTGATGAAAATCCTAAAAACTGAAACGTATAATTTTCCAAAAATAGTTTTAGGCGGTCCAGATGTTACCTACAATGTTGAAAATTATTTAAAAGCTGGAGCCGATTTTTTAGTGATTGGTGAAGGGGAGGAAACAACTTTTGAATTGTATCAAGCTATAATTAATAATTCAGATATTCATCAAATCTACGGAATTGCTTTTTTAGAAAACAATCAAGTAATTCAAACCGAAGCTAGAACAAAATTTAAAGAATTAAACGAATTGCCTTTGCCAAATCGTGAGGCAATTTACATGCAAAAGTATTTGGAAACTTGGAAAAATAATCACGGAAAAAGTTCCATGACCATTTCTACACAACGTGGTTGTCCTTATACTTGTAAATGGTGTAGTACTGCGGTTTATGGACAAAGTTACAGAAGAAGACCTACTCATTTGGTAGTTGAAGAAATGAAAATGCTTAAAGAAAAATATAATCCAGATGCTATTTGGTTTGTGGATGATGTTTTTACCATAAGTCATAAATGGTTAACAGAATTTCATTCGGAAATAATAAAGCAAAATGCCATCATTCCATTTGAATGCATTACAAGAGCGGAACGCTTAAACGATGAAATTTTGCGACTTTTAAAAGAAATAGGCTGTTTTAGAATTTGGATTGGAGCCGAAAGTGGGTCGCAAAAAATTATTGATTTGATGGACAGACGAGTAGATATCAATCACGTTAAAAAAATGATTCAAAACACGAATGCTATCGGTATCGAAACTGGAACTTTTGTAATGTTAGGCTATCCTGATGAAACAATTGATGACATTGACAAAACTATTCAATATTTAAAAGAGGCCAAGCCAACACAATATACCATAACTATAGCATATCCAATAAAAGGTACAAGTTTATATAATGAAATTGAAGATAAAATTACAATTCAACCCGAATGGGAATCATCAACCGATAGAGAAATTGATTTTAAACGAACCTACTCCAAAAAATTTTATAAATATGCCGTTAGTAAGTTGGTTAATGAAGTTGAAGCGAGTAGAAGCAATTCTTATCTAAATAAGATAAAACATAAAATTAAGTCAATTACGGCTAGTGGATTAATGAAAATGTATAATTAA
- a CDS encoding class I SAM-dependent methyltransferase yields MECILKHYSNSNTAFLHPKGKKATNELLKYLECKENENVLEFGFGTGATLVYFSSLNEKTNFFGLDSNSFMLKKAKERLKFCKIKNVELQLNNKAAPFPFKTNFFDKIYIESVLAIQDNDDLEKQIEELCRILKPNGKLIINEGIWSDNFPLDEIKKMNIFCTSNFGIIQSNEKYPYINDWIQLFKKKSFIIEKTINLNTLSFSKNHIRNTSYKQKLSKFFTLIGYITSKMNFEYIKQNVKYKKAMKITSNKGNFLIGYLIVLKK; encoded by the coding sequence ATGGAATGTATATTAAAGCATTACAGTAATTCAAACACTGCTTTTCTTCACCCAAAAGGTAAAAAAGCAACAAATGAATTATTAAAATATTTAGAATGTAAAGAGAATGAAAATGTTCTAGAATTTGGTTTCGGAACAGGAGCTACATTGGTGTATTTTAGTTCTTTAAACGAAAAAACAAATTTTTTTGGATTAGACAGTAATTCATTTATGCTTAAAAAAGCAAAGGAAAGGCTTAAATTTTGTAAAATAAAAAATGTTGAACTTCAACTAAATAATAAGGCTGCTCCATTTCCATTTAAAACAAATTTTTTTGACAAAATATATATTGAATCAGTTTTAGCTATACAAGATAATGATGATTTGGAAAAACAAATTGAAGAACTATGTCGAATATTAAAACCAAACGGAAAATTAATAATTAATGAAGGGATTTGGAGCGATAATTTTCCACTTGATGAAATAAAAAAAATGAATATTTTTTGCACTTCAAATTTTGGAATTATTCAATCAAATGAGAAATATCCTTACATTAACGATTGGATTCAATTATTCAAAAAAAAAAGCTTCATTATTGAAAAGACTATTAATCTTAACACTTTATCTTTTTCAAAAAACCATATAAGAAACACATCATACAAACAAAAATTATCAAAATTTTTTACATTAATTGGATACATTACATCAAAAATGAATTTTGAATATATTAAACAAAATGTGAAATATAAAAAGGCAATGAAAATTACTTCTAATAAAGGTAATTTTTTAATTGGTTACCTTATAGTTTTAAAAAAATAA
- a CDS encoding glycosyltransferase family 2 protein codes for MLHNRKIIVILPAYNAEKTLQKTVEEIPFHIVDTVILTDDYSQDKTVEIAKKIGIDYVIEHQKNKGYGANQKTCYKKALELEADIIIMLHPDYQYTPKLIPAMCELITNQTFDVVLGSRILSKGALQGGMPLYKYISNRILTFIQNILLQQKLSEYHTGYRCFNAEVLRKINFEKNSDDFVFDNELLAQLIFQKTKIGEISCPAKYFEEASSINFKRSIIYGLGVLRVSIAYFFHQLGVVKNNLFE; via the coding sequence ATGCTCCATAATAGAAAAATAATAGTTATTCTTCCTGCTTATAATGCAGAAAAAACACTTCAAAAAACAGTGGAAGAAATCCCTTTTCATATTGTGGATACCGTTATTTTAACAGATGATTACAGTCAAGACAAAACCGTTGAAATTGCAAAAAAAATTGGAATTGACTATGTTATTGAACATCAAAAAAACAAAGGATATGGAGCCAATCAAAAAACGTGCTATAAAAAAGCACTAGAATTGGAGGCAGATATAATCATAATGCTTCACCCTGATTACCAATATACTCCAAAGTTAATTCCAGCCATGTGTGAACTTATTACCAACCAAACTTTTGATGTTGTTTTAGGTTCACGAATTTTATCAAAAGGTGCTTTACAAGGTGGTATGCCTTTGTATAAATATATATCAAATCGCATTTTAACTTTTATTCAAAACATCTTATTACAACAAAAACTATCTGAATACCACACAGGTTATCGTTGTTTCAATGCAGAAGTATTAAGAAAAATAAATTTCGAAAAAAATTCAGATGATTTTGTATTTGATAATGAATTATTAGCCCAATTGATTTTCCAGAAAACCAAAATAGGAGAAATATCTTGTCCAGCTAAGTATTTTGAAGAAGCATCTTCAATCAACTTTAAAAGAAGCATAATATATGGATTGGGTGTTTTAAGAGTTTCGATAGCTTACTTTTTTCATCAATTAGGTGTAGTAAAAAACAATTTATTTGAATAA